One window from the genome of Erwinia sorbitola encodes:
- a CDS encoding Gfo/Idh/MocA family protein, which yields MTLKLGVIGTGAIGQEHIRRCSKVLQGAQVVAVSDINVDGAKAALTRIGIEAEVFANGHDVVKSPNVDAVLVTSWDPTHEEFTLAAIEAGKPVFCEKPLALSAAGCRRIVDAEIKFGKRLVQVGFMRPYDSGYRALKEVITKGEIGEPLMLHCAHRNPTVPENYTTDMAITNTLIHELDVLRWLTEDDYKSVQVVFPRSTSKTHAKLRDPQVVLFETRKGIRIDVEIFVNCAYGYDIQCEVVGEEGIAKLPEPSAVQMRKEAKLSTAILTDWKDRFIDAYDVELQAFINDVTAGKLTGPSAWDGYAASVAADACLKAQESGAIEPVELPPRPAFYN from the coding sequence ATGACTTTAAAATTAGGTGTAATCGGAACCGGCGCTATCGGCCAGGAACATATTCGCCGTTGCAGCAAAGTGTTGCAGGGTGCGCAGGTCGTTGCGGTGTCTGATATTAATGTGGACGGTGCCAAAGCAGCGCTGACCCGTATCGGTATTGAAGCTGAAGTGTTTGCCAACGGCCATGACGTGGTGAAATCACCGAACGTTGATGCGGTGCTGGTGACCTCCTGGGATCCAACCCATGAAGAGTTCACCCTCGCGGCGATTGAAGCTGGCAAGCCGGTATTCTGCGAAAAGCCGCTGGCGCTGAGTGCGGCGGGCTGCCGTCGTATCGTTGATGCCGAGATTAAGTTTGGCAAACGTCTGGTACAGGTTGGTTTTATGCGCCCGTATGACAGCGGCTATCGCGCGCTGAAAGAGGTAATTACCAAAGGTGAAATCGGCGAGCCGCTGATGCTGCACTGCGCGCACCGTAACCCAACCGTCCCGGAAAACTACACCACCGATATGGCCATCACTAACACGCTGATTCACGAGCTGGATGTGCTGCGCTGGCTGACCGAAGATGATTATAAATCGGTACAGGTGGTATTCCCGCGCTCTACCTCGAAAACTCACGCAAAACTGCGTGATCCGCAGGTCGTGCTGTTTGAAACCCGTAAGGGCATCCGCATCGATGTGGAGATCTTCGTTAACTGTGCTTACGGTTACGACATTCAATGTGAAGTGGTGGGTGAAGAAGGTATTGCGAAACTTCCTGAGCCATCCGCCGTACAGATGCGTAAAGAGGCCAAGCTCTCTACCGCTATCCTGACCGACTGGAAAGACCGTTTTATTGATGCTTACGATGTTGAATTGCAGGCATTTATCAACGATGTCACCGCAGGCAAACTGACCGGGCCATCTGCCTGGGATGGCTATGCCGCATCCGTTGCCGCTGATGCCTGCCTGAAAGCGCAGGAAAGCGGGGCGATTGAGCCGGTGGAATTACCGCCGCGTCCAGCGTTCTACAACTAA